In the genome of Shewanella glacialimarina, one region contains:
- the torD gene encoding molecular chaperone TorD, with amino-acid sequence MNETQVYATPMNQGRAMVYRLLSSLFAKELDHQLLHELTSSQAQAFFAQLASDPLLAQDIASLNSVLNTLHTDRALLELAADYCGLFLVGTKHSASPYASLYLGDNDAGDEVLLFGEQHQQMKTFLQQSQLAVQSEFPEPADHIAVILAYVAHQACCSDDKTQQAFIAQYLNAWLPQFTDKVMTVDSGNFYAALARLTQAWVASDCDALRAN; translated from the coding sequence ATGAATGAAACTCAAGTGTACGCCACCCCAATGAACCAGGGCCGCGCTATGGTATACAGACTGCTCTCATCGCTTTTTGCTAAAGAGCTTGATCATCAACTATTGCATGAACTGACATCCAGTCAGGCTCAAGCCTTCTTTGCTCAACTGGCCAGCGATCCCTTGTTGGCACAAGATATCGCTAGCTTAAATTCAGTGTTGAATACTCTACATACTGACAGGGCGTTATTGGAACTTGCGGCGGATTATTGCGGATTGTTTTTAGTCGGCACTAAACATAGCGCAAGTCCCTATGCCAGCTTGTATCTTGGCGATAATGACGCTGGGGATGAAGTATTATTATTTGGTGAGCAGCATCAGCAAATGAAGACTTTTTTACAACAAAGTCAATTGGCTGTGCAAAGTGAGTTTCCTGAACCTGCGGATCATATCGCGGTAATTTTAGCCTACGTAGCCCACCAAGCCTGTTGCAGTGACGATAAAACACAACAGGCCTTTATCGCCCAATATTTGAATGCTTGGTTACCTCAGTTTACCGATAAGGTAATGACGGTTGATAGCGGTAATTTCTATGCCGCCCTTGCCAGACTTACCCAGGCCTGGGTTGCCAGTGATTGTGATGCTCTACGAGCAAATTAG
- the torA gene encoding trimethylamine-N-oxide reductase TorA, producing the protein MNRRDFLKGLAATSFVSLSSASVLAPFKALAAAGTMANDEWLTTGSHFGAFKMKRKNGVIDQVIPFDLDKYPTDMINGVKGLVYNPSRVRYPMVRLDFLLKGHKSDTSQRGDFRFVRVTWDKALNLFKDSLDEVQTKYGPSGLHAGQTGWRATGQLHSSTSHMQRAVGMHGNFVKKIGDYSTGAGQTILPYILGSTEVYAQGTSWPLILEQSDTIILWSNDPYKNLQVGWNAETHESYGYLAQLKEKVKQGKIRVISIDPVVTKTQQYLGCEQLYVNPQTDVALMLGIAHEMVIKNLHDKKFIEGYSLGFEHFLPYLLGESDGIVKTPEWASKITGVTPEIIRDLAKVMTKGRTQIMMGWCIQRQQHGEQPYWMAAVLATMIGQIGLPGGGISYGHHYSSIGVPSSGAAAPGAFPRNLDEGQKPLFDNNDFKGASSTIPVARWIDAILEPGKTIDANGSKVTYPDVKMMVFSGNNPWNHHQDRNKMKQAFKKLECVVTIDMNWTATCRFSDIVLPACTTFERNDIDVYGSYANRGVLAMQKMVEPLFESLSDFEIFTRFAKIMGKEQEYTRGMSEFDWLKKLYNECKADNAGKFDMPDFDTFWKDGYVHFGEGQPWTRHADFRNDPEMAPLGTPSGLIEIFSRKIAQFNYDDCPGHPTWMEKSERSHGGPGSDKYPVWMQSCHPDKRLHSQMCESEQYRATYTVKGREPVYLNPTDAKQRGIKDGDIVRVFNDRGQLLAGAVVSDNFPRGVIRIHEGAWYGPVGKDGSKQGGNEIGALCSYGDPNTLTQDIGTSKLAQACAAYTCLVNFEKYQGKVPEVSSFSGPIEAKI; encoded by the coding sequence ATGAACAGAAGAGACTTTCTTAAAGGCTTAGCAGCAACCTCATTTGTTAGCCTAAGCAGTGCATCAGTGCTAGCGCCATTTAAGGCTTTGGCAGCAGCGGGAACCATGGCTAATGATGAATGGTTAACAACCGGCTCGCATTTTGGTGCATTCAAGATGAAGCGTAAAAATGGTGTCATTGATCAGGTGATCCCTTTTGACTTAGACAAGTATCCAACCGATATGATTAACGGCGTAAAAGGGTTAGTGTATAACCCATCGCGCGTTCGCTACCCTATGGTACGTTTAGACTTTTTATTAAAAGGTCATAAAAGTGATACTTCACAGCGCGGTGATTTTCGTTTTGTTCGCGTCACTTGGGACAAGGCACTGAACTTGTTCAAAGACTCATTAGACGAAGTACAAACCAAGTATGGGCCATCAGGCTTACATGCAGGGCAAACAGGCTGGCGCGCGACGGGGCAACTGCACTCGAGCACTAGCCATATGCAACGTGCTGTTGGCATGCACGGTAATTTTGTTAAAAAAATTGGTGATTACTCTACCGGCGCAGGACAAACTATTTTACCGTATATTTTAGGCTCAACTGAAGTATACGCCCAGGGCACGTCATGGCCGTTAATCCTTGAACAGTCAGACACTATTATTTTGTGGTCTAACGATCCCTATAAAAATCTGCAAGTGGGTTGGAACGCTGAAACCCACGAGTCATATGGCTACCTTGCGCAGCTGAAAGAGAAGGTTAAGCAAGGTAAAATCCGCGTGATCAGCATTGACCCTGTGGTCACTAAAACGCAGCAGTATTTGGGCTGCGAGCAACTGTATGTCAACCCACAAACTGACGTAGCATTAATGCTGGGCATTGCTCATGAAATGGTGATCAAAAACCTGCATGATAAAAAGTTTATCGAAGGATACAGCTTAGGATTTGAACACTTCCTACCTTACCTATTAGGCGAGTCTGATGGTATTGTAAAAACCCCTGAATGGGCCAGTAAGATTACTGGCGTGACTCCTGAAATCATTCGTGATTTAGCCAAGGTAATGACTAAAGGTCGTACCCAAATCATGATGGGCTGGTGTATTCAGCGTCAACAACACGGTGAACAACCGTATTGGATGGCAGCTGTGTTAGCCACTATGATTGGCCAAATTGGTTTACCTGGCGGCGGGATAAGCTACGGTCACCATTACTCAAGTATTGGCGTCCCCTCATCAGGAGCCGCAGCGCCTGGTGCATTCCCACGTAATTTAGATGAAGGCCAAAAGCCGCTGTTTGATAATAATGACTTCAAAGGCGCAAGTAGCACTATACCTGTTGCTCGCTGGATTGATGCCATTTTAGAACCGGGTAAAACCATTGATGCTAATGGTTCAAAAGTGACGTATCCAGATGTCAAAATGATGGTGTTTTCAGGTAACAACCCATGGAACCATCATCAAGATAGAAACAAAATGAAGCAAGCATTTAAAAAGCTTGAATGTGTGGTCACCATTGATATGAACTGGACGGCGACATGCCGCTTCTCTGATATTGTGTTACCAGCCTGTACCACGTTTGAGCGCAATGATATTGATGTCTATGGCAGTTACGCTAACCGTGGTGTATTAGCAATGCAAAAGATGGTTGAGCCATTATTTGAAAGCTTATCTGACTTTGAAATCTTTACTCGATTTGCCAAAATTATGGGTAAAGAGCAAGAGTATACCCGCGGTATGTCTGAGTTTGATTGGCTTAAAAAGCTGTATAACGAGTGCAAAGCCGATAACGCGGGCAAGTTTGACATGCCAGATTTCGATACCTTCTGGAAAGACGGTTATGTTCACTTTGGTGAAGGTCAACCTTGGACTCGTCACGCTGATTTCAGAAACGATCCAGAAATGGCGCCACTTGGCACACCATCAGGTTTGATTGAGATATTCAGCCGTAAGATTGCGCAGTTTAACTATGATGATTGCCCAGGCCACCCAACCTGGATGGAAAAGTCAGAACGCAGTCATGGTGGGCCCGGTTCAGACAAGTACCCTGTGTGGATGCAATCTTGTCACCCAGATAAACGCTTACATTCGCAAATGTGTGAGTCTGAGCAATATCGTGCAACCTACACAGTAAAAGGGCGTGAGCCAGTTTACTTAAACCCAACTGATGCCAAACAACGTGGTATTAAAGACGGTGATATAGTGCGGGTATTTAACGACCGTGGTCAATTGCTTGCAGGCGCTGTGGTGTCTGACAATTTTCCACGCGGTGTTATTCGTATCCACGAAGGTGCCTGGTACGGCCCTGTTGGCAAAGATGGCAGCAAACAAGGGGGCAATGAAATTGGTGCATTATGCAGCTATGGTGATCCAAATACCTTGACTCAAGATATCGGCACCTCCAAGCTAGCCCAAGCTTGTGCAGCCTATACTTGTTTAGTTAACTTTGAAAAGTATCAGGGCAAAGTGCCAGAGGTCAGCTCGTTTAGTGGCCCAATTGAAGCGAAAATCTAA
- the torC gene encoding pentaheme c-type cytochrome TorC: MKWFINTWRTLNQPAKYLTLGTISLSAFLMGIIFWGGFNTALELTNTEEFCISCHSMESKPYQELQQTVHWSNHSGVRATCPDCHVPHNWSRKIGRKIEASHDMWGWLMQTVNTEEKFEAKRLEMASREWKRFDRDDSLACKNCHNYDSMKWEDMSKLAQKQMKRAAETDQSCIDCHKGIAHKLPDMGTSRAPELIAQVGAGESSLEANSSYFTALTKPLYFNEKTDVEAGTLNIATKVTVLETKGNRVKIGIDGWRKKVGAGRVIYYDFGLNILSAQLSKDAALEDGVMEVFEQKEDPMTGLIWQRVEAKIWTDSDYLVKDLQPLWDYARDTYTNSCSVCHTQPAEAHFDANSWPGMFQGMIAFVNMDQDTQALVQKYLQEHSSTFDKSAH; encoded by the coding sequence ATGAAATGGTTTATCAATACCTGGCGCACACTCAACCAGCCAGCTAAATACCTCACTTTAGGCACTATTAGCCTTTCAGCCTTTTTAATGGGCATTATTTTTTGGGGCGGTTTTAACACTGCTTTAGAACTGACTAACACTGAAGAGTTTTGTATTAGTTGTCACAGTATGGAAAGTAAACCCTACCAAGAGTTACAGCAAACCGTGCATTGGTCTAATCACTCTGGTGTGCGTGCTACGTGTCCTGATTGTCACGTGCCGCATAACTGGAGCCGTAAAATTGGCCGTAAAATTGAAGCATCACACGATATGTGGGGCTGGTTAATGCAAACCGTGAATACCGAAGAAAAGTTTGAAGCGAAACGCCTTGAAATGGCAAGCCGTGAGTGGAAACGTTTTGATCGTGATGATTCATTGGCCTGTAAAAACTGTCATAACTACGACTCAATGAAGTGGGAAGACATGTCAAAACTGGCGCAGAAACAAATGAAACGTGCTGCGGAAACAGACCAAAGCTGTATCGATTGTCACAAAGGAATTGCCCACAAGCTACCTGATATGGGCACCTCACGTGCACCTGAATTAATTGCCCAAGTCGGTGCTGGTGAATCAAGCCTTGAAGCGAACAGCAGTTACTTTACCGCATTAACTAAACCACTTTACTTCAACGAAAAAACTGACGTTGAAGCCGGTACCCTAAACATTGCCACTAAAGTGACCGTATTAGAAACCAAAGGTAATCGCGTTAAAATTGGCATTGATGGCTGGCGTAAAAAAGTCGGCGCGGGCCGAGTGATTTACTACGATTTTGGCCTAAACATTTTATCGGCTCAATTGTCAAAAGATGCCGCCCTTGAAGACGGTGTAATGGAAGTGTTCGAGCAAAAAGAAGATCCGATGACAGGACTTATTTGGCAACGTGTTGAAGCCAAAATTTGGACCGACTCAGATTACCTAGTCAAAGATCTACAACCACTTTGGGACTATGCAAGAGACACATATACCAACAGTTGTAGTGTGTGTCATACCCAACCTGCTGAAGCGCACTTCGATGCCAACAGCTGGCCTGGAATGTTTCAAGGCATGATAGCGTTCGTCAACATGGACCAAGATACCCAAGCACTTGTGCAAAAGTACCTACAGGAACATTCATCTACTTTCGACAAGTCAGCGCACTAA
- a CDS encoding periplasmic nitrate reductase, NapE protein: MTTKELSETPKKVKFNELKALGFIIFLFFPIATATSISAYGFVIWMIQAFGGVVAH, from the coding sequence ATGACCACAAAAGAATTATCTGAAACACCTAAAAAAGTGAAATTCAATGAACTTAAAGCACTGGGATTTATCATTTTTTTGTTTTTCCCCATTGCCACAGCCACCAGCATTAGCGCCTATGGCTTTGTTATTTGGATGATCCAAGCCTTTGGTGGTGTGGTCGCTCACTAG
- the rimI gene encoding ribosomal protein S18-alanine N-acetyltransferase, with translation MTYSLAVLTEDHLAQMSAIEQACHHSPMSQATLASCFGHLYRVEGVMAEGQLWGFSIVQQVIDEVTLMDICIAPSAQGLGLGKRLLTSLVAQAKAFDAVVIMLEVRQSNLSAIKLYEKAGFVETSRRKGYYPTDDGHEDAILMDLVLS, from the coding sequence ATGACTTATTCCTTGGCCGTGTTAACTGAAGATCATCTTGCTCAAATGTCAGCCATTGAACAGGCATGTCATCATTCGCCGATGTCGCAAGCCACCTTAGCCAGTTGTTTCGGGCATTTGTATCGCGTTGAAGGCGTGATGGCAGAGGGGCAATTATGGGGCTTTAGTATTGTTCAGCAGGTGATTGATGAAGTGACCTTGATGGATATCTGCATTGCCCCCTCAGCACAAGGTTTAGGCTTAGGTAAGCGCTTATTAACCTCATTAGTTGCACAGGCAAAGGCATTCGATGCAGTGGTGATTATGTTAGAGGTGCGCCAGTCTAACTTGAGTGCGATTAAGTTATATGAAAAAGCAGGCTTTGTTGAAACCAGTCGTCGTAAGGGGTATTACCCAACGGACGATGGCCATGAAGATGCGATTTTGATGGATTTAGTATTGAGTTAG
- the lipA gene encoding lipoyl synthase produces MNRPERLQPGVKLRDADKVARIPIKIVPSERETMLRKPDWLRVKLPSSNTRILEIKAALRKNGLHSVCEEASCPNLAECFNHGTATFMILGAICTRRCPFCDVAHGRPLAADAEEPKKLAQTIADMKLKYVVITSVDRDDLRDGGAQHFADCIREIRLLNPNIKIEILVPDFRGRIDAALEILATEPPDVFNHNLETAPKHYRKARPGANYQWSLDLLRKFKERHPDVPTKSGLMMGLGETNEEIAEVLHDLRAHKVEMLTLGQYLQPSKFHLPVERYVPPAEFDELKALADKLGFTHAACGPLVRSSYHADLQAQGKEVK; encoded by the coding sequence ATGAATAGGCCTGAAAGATTACAACCGGGAGTTAAATTACGTGACGCCGATAAAGTTGCACGTATTCCGATCAAAATTGTACCCTCAGAGCGCGAAACCATGCTGCGCAAGCCAGATTGGTTACGGGTAAAGCTGCCTTCATCTAATACACGTATTTTAGAAATTAAAGCTGCTCTGCGTAAAAATGGCTTACATTCTGTTTGTGAAGAAGCCTCTTGCCCTAACCTAGCTGAATGTTTTAATCACGGTACCGCGACCTTTATGATCCTCGGCGCTATTTGTACTCGTCGCTGCCCATTTTGTGATGTTGCCCATGGTCGTCCATTAGCCGCTGATGCCGAAGAGCCTAAAAAGCTGGCGCAAACCATTGCGGATATGAAGCTTAAATATGTGGTGATCACCTCGGTTGACCGTGATGACTTACGTGATGGTGGCGCACAACATTTTGCCGATTGTATTCGTGAAATTCGCTTGTTAAATCCTAACATTAAAATTGAAATTTTAGTGCCTGACTTCCGTGGTCGTATCGATGCGGCATTAGAAATTTTAGCCACTGAGCCACCTGATGTGTTCAATCACAATTTAGAAACCGCGCCTAAGCATTATCGTAAAGCGCGTCCTGGTGCTAACTATCAGTGGTCACTAGACTTATTGAGAAAGTTTAAAGAACGTCATCCTGATGTACCCACTAAGTCTGGCTTAATGATGGGCTTAGGTGAAACTAACGAAGAAATTGCAGAAGTACTGCATGACCTACGTGCTCACAAGGTTGAAATGCTGACATTAGGTCAATATTTACAACCAAGTAAGTTCCACTTGCCGGTTGAACGTTACGTACCACCAGCAGAGTTTGACGAGCTTAAAGCATTAGCAGACAAACTTGGCTTTACCCACGCAGCATGTGGCCCGCTTGTTCGCTCAAGCTACCATGCGGATTTGCAAGCTCAGGGTAAAGAAGTAAAGTAA
- the lipB gene encoding lipoyl(octanoyl) transferase LipB — MPASTLHIRHLGMQDYQSVWHAMQEFTDTRDSDSQDELWVVEHQPVFTQGQAGKSEHILNPGDIPVIQVDRGGQVTYHGPGQLVVYPLIDIKRNKMGVRQLVNNIEQSIVNMLALYNVEAYAKADAPGVYVQERKLASLGLRIRKGCSFHGLALNVDMDLGPFQRINPCGYAGLEMVQCKALGGPQTVLEAGDKLIQTFSQVMGYQQLVHHQGLAE, encoded by the coding sequence TTGCCAGCATCAACATTGCACATTCGCCATCTTGGTATGCAAGACTATCAATCCGTATGGCATGCTATGCAGGAATTTACTGACACCCGTGACAGTGATAGCCAAGATGAACTTTGGGTTGTCGAACATCAACCTGTTTTTACCCAAGGTCAAGCGGGTAAAAGTGAGCATATTTTAAATCCTGGCGATATCCCGGTGATCCAAGTAGACCGTGGTGGTCAAGTCACCTATCACGGCCCTGGGCAACTAGTGGTTTATCCACTTATAGACATAAAACGTAATAAAATGGGCGTCAGGCAGCTGGTTAACAACATAGAGCAAAGCATAGTTAATATGTTAGCGCTATATAATGTAGAAGCCTATGCCAAAGCCGATGCCCCCGGCGTATATGTACAAGAACGCAAACTAGCCTCGTTAGGCTTACGCATTCGAAAAGGCTGTTCATTCCACGGCTTAGCGTTAAACGTAGACATGGACCTAGGTCCATTCCAACGTATTAACCCCTGTGGTTATGCCGGTCTTGAAATGGTGCAATGCAAAGCACTCGGCGGTCCACAAACCGTACTTGAAGCTGGCGATAAACTCATTCAAACATTTAGCCAAGTTATGGGCTACCAACAACTTGTGCATCATCAAGGATTAGCAGAATAA
- the ybeD gene encoding DUF493 family protein YbeD translates to MLNTTFDEVMTFPNACPFKVIGDADDTLADRVVAVAQQLAPGDYVPTVKTSSKGSYYSITIRITVTSKEHIEKAYIDLAAIEGVKRVL, encoded by the coding sequence ATGTTAAATACCACTTTTGATGAAGTAATGACGTTTCCTAATGCATGTCCATTTAAAGTTATTGGCGATGCTGATGACACCTTGGCCGATCGCGTTGTCGCAGTAGCGCAACAACTTGCCCCAGGCGACTATGTGCCAACCGTTAAAACATCAAGCAAAGGCAGTTATTATTCGATTACGATCCGCATTACCGTCACCAGTAAAGAACATATTGAAAAAGCGTATATTGATCTTGCCGCTATTGAGGGCGTAAAACGCGTACTCTAA
- a CDS encoding serine hydrolase, whose protein sequence is MINIAKAPISTALLLSFVSFTSSANTPQPDARPTPNRAPMVTPDAPSVAAKAYVLMDYYSGRVIAEQNAYDSLNPASLTKMLTSYVIGHEVKVGNISLDDDVLITKNAWSKNFPDSSKMFIEVGKTVKVSDLNRGIVIQSGNDACVAMAEHIAGTEGAFVDLMNSWAKQLGMNDSYFENSHGLDSENHKTTAYDMAILGAALIRDVPEEYRVYSEKSFTFNGIKQYNRNGLLWDNSLKVDGIKTGHTSGAGYNLVSSATSDDGMRLITVVLGTSSESARKAESKKLLNYGFRFFETITPYKAGDTFVSQKIWYGDVDNVDLGVLTDTPITINRGKAKDLQANFELTKPLSAPLAKGETVGRVFFQLDGKDIAQYPLVTLNTVEEGSWFSKLMDYFKQMFASWFE, encoded by the coding sequence ATGATAAATATTGCTAAAGCCCCAATTTCGACTGCACTGCTACTTTCTTTTGTGTCGTTTACCTCTTCTGCCAACACACCGCAGCCAGATGCACGTCCAACTCCCAATCGCGCCCCAATGGTTACACCTGATGCACCTAGCGTTGCAGCAAAAGCTTACGTCTTAATGGATTATTATTCAGGCCGCGTCATCGCTGAACAGAATGCTTATGACAGTTTAAACCCTGCTAGTTTAACTAAAATGCTGACCAGTTACGTAATTGGCCATGAAGTTAAAGTGGGTAATATTTCATTAGATGATGATGTGCTTATCACCAAAAATGCCTGGTCAAAAAACTTTCCTGACTCATCAAAAATGTTCATTGAAGTCGGCAAAACCGTAAAAGTATCCGATTTAAATCGTGGCATTGTTATTCAATCAGGTAATGATGCTTGTGTGGCTATGGCAGAACACATTGCTGGTACAGAAGGTGCATTTGTTGACTTAATGAACTCGTGGGCAAAGCAGCTAGGTATGAATGACAGCTACTTTGAAAACTCCCACGGTTTAGATTCAGAAAATCATAAAACCACCGCCTACGATATGGCTATTTTAGGTGCAGCACTTATCCGTGATGTACCAGAAGAATATCGTGTCTATTCAGAAAAATCTTTTACCTTTAATGGTATTAAACAATACAACCGCAATGGACTACTGTGGGATAACAGCTTAAAAGTAGACGGCATTAAAACAGGTCATACTTCAGGTGCGGGATATAACTTAGTCTCATCCGCCACCAGTGACGATGGCATGCGCTTAATTACCGTAGTACTGGGCACTAGCAGCGAATCAGCGCGTAAAGCTGAAAGCAAAAAGTTACTTAACTACGGTTTCCGCTTTTTTGAAACGATCACGCCTTATAAAGCAGGTGACACCTTTGTTAGCCAAAAAATCTGGTATGGCGATGTTGACAATGTTGACCTAGGCGTCTTGACCGATACGCCTATTACCATCAACCGTGGTAAAGCCAAAGACTTACAAGCTAACTTTGAGTTAACTAAACCATTAAGTGCCCCACTTGCAAAAGGCGAAACGGTTGGCCGTGTGTTCTTCCAATTAGATGGAAAAGACATTGCTCAGTACCCTTTAGTGACATTAAATACTGTTGAAGAAGGTAGCTGGTTCAGCAAATTGATGGACTATTTCAAACAAATGTTTGCTAGCTGGTTTGAATAA
- a CDS encoding septal ring lytic transglycosylase RlpA family protein: MQNKLYLSAIAMMIILLMAACSSKPDNKKGSVGASSQSGRYQMADDRYPDNAPDVSKVKNAVPKYEAYTRQGNRNYTVLGKSYKVLPTGKGFSETGHASWYGAKFHGHLTSNGETYDMYTMSAAHKNLPLPSYVKVTNLENNKQIIVRVNDRGPFHNGRVIDLSYAGAYHLDMLAKGTAKVKIEVIHIESNDQRTISEATSNEVHYIQVAASKDKLRVNALAKELENKYGVSSRIVSSNGLHRVQLGPIGKIYLTNKLLDNLHSQGYPQSFIVP; the protein is encoded by the coding sequence ATGCAAAATAAACTCTATTTAAGTGCCATCGCCATGATGATCATATTGCTTATGGCAGCATGTTCATCAAAACCAGATAACAAAAAAGGCAGTGTAGGGGCAAGTAGCCAATCGGGTCGTTACCAAATGGCAGATGACCGCTATCCTGATAATGCGCCAGATGTCAGCAAAGTTAAAAATGCGGTGCCAAAATACGAAGCATACACCCGCCAAGGCAATCGTAATTACACTGTTTTAGGCAAAAGCTATAAAGTACTACCTACAGGTAAAGGCTTTTCCGAAACCGGTCACGCATCATGGTATGGGGCTAAGTTTCATGGCCACTTGACCTCAAATGGTGAAACCTATGACATGTATACCATGTCAGCAGCACATAAAAACTTACCGCTGCCAAGTTACGTTAAAGTCACTAACCTTGAAAATAATAAACAAATTATTGTGAGGGTAAATGATCGCGGACCTTTCCATAATGGCCGCGTAATTGACTTATCCTATGCCGGCGCTTATCACCTAGATATGTTGGCAAAAGGCACCGCTAAAGTGAAAATTGAAGTGATTCATATTGAATCAAATGACCAGCGAACCATATCAGAGGCGACCAGTAACGAAGTTCATTATATTCAAGTCGCAGCATCCAAAGACAAACTACGTGTGAATGCCTTAGCCAAAGAACTCGAAAATAAATACGGTGTTTCGTCTCGGATTGTGTCAAGTAATGGCTTGCATCGAGTTCAACTAGGCCCGATTGGTAAAATTTACTTAACCAATAAATTATTAGATAACTTACATAGCCAAGGTTACCCACAAAGCTTTATTGTTCCTTAA
- the mltB gene encoding lytic murein transglycosylase B, with protein sequence MVSSHIGIASAATDVDALKKQFMAEQIKQGFSQQEIEAFLNESTYTQEVIDAITKPWEAKPWHQYFPIFLTEKRLAKGLEFWHENADTIAKAADKFNVDPQIIVAIIGIETFYGGYMGNYRVQDALYTLGFYYAPRATFFRSEYGNLMSLIKEEQLDNASLKGSYAGAMGFGQFIPSSYRHYSVDFSGDGRRDLLTSKADAIGSVANYFHQHGWQRGAPVALPLNHTDNKAPKAKVWTKERLHYRASDILAPTLSLASAQDIDVSQQALLVKLEQPKADEYWLGLKNFYVITRYNRSPLYAMAVYQFSEQLKAQYNAK encoded by the coding sequence ATGGTATCGAGTCATATTGGTATCGCCTCAGCCGCGACAGATGTCGACGCCTTAAAAAAACAGTTTATGGCTGAGCAAATTAAACAAGGTTTTAGTCAACAAGAAATTGAAGCATTTTTAAATGAGTCGACTTATACCCAAGAAGTGATTGATGCCATAACAAAACCCTGGGAAGCAAAGCCTTGGCACCAGTATTTTCCTATTTTCCTAACCGAAAAACGCTTGGCAAAAGGGCTAGAGTTTTGGCATGAAAATGCCGATACCATAGCCAAAGCTGCCGATAAATTTAATGTTGACCCGCAAATCATTGTCGCCATTATAGGTATTGAAACATTTTACGGTGGTTACATGGGTAACTATCGCGTGCAAGATGCCCTGTACACTTTAGGCTTTTACTATGCCCCAAGGGCCACTTTTTTTAGAAGTGAATACGGTAACTTGATGTCACTCATTAAGGAAGAACAGCTCGATAATGCCAGCTTAAAAGGCTCGTATGCCGGCGCGATGGGGTTTGGTCAATTTATTCCATCTAGTTATCGCCATTACTCAGTCGACTTCAGTGGTGATGGCCGCAGAGACTTACTCACGAGTAAAGCCGATGCGATTGGCAGCGTAGCAAATTATTTTCATCAGCATGGTTGGCAACGAGGCGCACCGGTGGCCCTACCGCTAAATCATACCGATAATAAAGCGCCAAAAGCCAAAGTATGGACTAAAGAGAGATTACATTATCGAGCCTCAGATATTTTGGCTCCGACATTAAGCTTGGCATCTGCACAAGACATTGATGTTTCTCAGCAAGCGCTATTAGTAAAATTAGAACAACCCAAAGCAGACGAATACTGGTTGGGACTTAAAAACTTTTATGTTATCACCCGATATAATCGTAGCCCGCTTTATGCAATGGCGGTTTACCAATTTAGCGAACAATTAAAAGCCCAATACAATGCAAAATAA